In Paraglaciecola sp. T6c, the sequence CATTTCTGATTTTGCGACCGATCAGTATTTAGGTGCGTATGATTTTGAGGTTGCTTTTAACGACTCTATTTTGTCGGTGAGTAACATCGTATTCGGCACAGAGCTAGGATTTAGTTTTCAAGACGAGTTCTCATTTGGTGCAAACCTGCATGCCGTTCTCGAATCCTCTCTAGAAGATGCACAATACTTGGTTGACAACCAAGCAAGTGAATTTCTACTGTTTAGCATTGAGTTTACCGCTGTAGGGTTTGGCACCAGCTCGGTTGCTTTTGATTCTAGTTTACTTGGTGATCAAGACGGCAATGAGATTACTGATGTTGATTTTAACAGTGCACGCATCACCGTTAATAACCCCAATGCGGTTCCTGAGCCCGGTGCCCTGAGTCTATTATTAGCTGGATTTGCTTTTGTCGCGATACGCAAACGTGCTAACTACAAAGCGAGATAACTTCAGTTAGTCCTATTACCCATAAAAAACGGGAGCTGAAATCAGTTCCCGTTTTTATTTTGTCTGAAAGCGGTAACAACTAAACCTTTACTACCGCTTTTCCCATGTTTTCACCGCGCATAAGTCGGCAAAAGGCGTCTGGCGCAGCGGCTAACCCCTTTGCCACATCTTCGCGTACAATCAATTTCCCTTCTTTGATGTACTTAACGCAGGCGTCTACAAATTCGTCTCGCCGTGGCTCAAAATCATATACTACGAGGCCGTAAACTATGGCTCGCGCTTTGATCCACATCGCTGGTGGTGGGCCCATGCTGCGAGTAGTTTTGTTATAATCAGCCATGAGCCCGCATAAAATCACTCTCGCACCAACAGCAAGACGTTCTGACACGGTATTAAGCATATCGCCGCCGACTAAATCAAAGAAAATGTCGACGCCCTCTGGGCACAGCTTATCGAGTTGCTCACCTAAATCGCCTTTTTTACGGTTGATACAGGCGTCGTAACCTAAGTTTTCCACTGCGTAGTCACACTTTTCATCAGTGCCTGCGATACCAATGACGGTACAGCCGTATATTTTGGCTAACTGCCCAGCTACTGAGCCGACGCCACCGATGGCCGCAGGAATAACCACCACATCACCCGCTTTAGGCTGCGCTTGCCAGACTAATCCAGCGTAAGCTGTTAACCCGGGCATACCCAAAGCGGATAAGGCATATGAAGGGTTATCGATTTCTTTTTTAACTTTAAATATAGAGTCACCGTCATGCACCGAGTAGGTTTGCCAACCGCCAAAGCAGCGCACCACATCACCCACTTCGAAATCCGCATGGTTTGACTCAATCA encodes:
- a CDS encoding PEP-CTERM sorting domain-containing protein, translated to MLKKIKYFCYALTAIGWLAQSANAAVITMTPSSQTIELGETANVDVSISDFATDQYLGAYDFEVAFNDSILSVSNIVFGTELGFSFQDEFSFGANLHAVLESSLEDAQYLVDNQASEFLLFSIEFTAVGFGTSSVAFDSSLLGDQDGNEITDVDFNSARITVNNPNAVPEPGALSLLLAGFAFVAIRKRANYKAR
- a CDS encoding NADP-dependent oxidoreductase, with translation MKDNMQVQLASTPESQPLPEHFAFVKGDMPQAGDNQVLCETMYLSLDPYMRSQIAGRHMSGSVNPGDVMRGETVSKVIESNHADFEVGDVVRCFGGWQTYSVHDGDSIFKVKKEIDNPSYALSALGMPGLTAYAGLVWQAQPKAGDVVVIPAAIGGVGSVAGQLAKIYGCTVIGIAGTDEKCDYAVENLGYDACINRKKGDLGEQLDKLCPEGVDIFFDLVGGDMLNTVSERLAVGARVILCGLMADYNKTTRSMGPPPAMWIKARAIVYGLVVYDFEPRRDEFVDACVKYIKEGKLIVREDVAKGLAAAPDAFCRLMRGENMGKAVVKV